One genomic segment of Bradyrhizobium prioriisuperbiae includes these proteins:
- a CDS encoding alkaline phosphatase family protein has translation MRRVVIVTLDGLRRDLISAETTPNLVTFARQSERFEDYRTVFPSCTRVVSASMATGCFPAQHGLQGNSVALMEEGRLVFRDAGHPDFLQHKRRITGQSLARPTLAERLKDDGGAIIFSNVSPGAAYAHDPDGHGHVYHRAGSFGPRREPVPTSDRLDVTLDATGDRRMTERFIDEVLHTRRPALGVLWLGEPDHIQHEAPLGSPEHLAVLAQADIQAGLVIDAVARLREQGDDVLLLVGSDHGHQTVSGVVDIDSELISAGFRADAGSGDVMAVSNGTSALIYVHPDHAAVTPRIHAFLRASEWAGQVFGPGDLGAVGQAPVGGLAFAVSMRASDQSNAFGIPGTSLVAKPAMGKADRLGCGQHGGLAAFEQAPFLLASGSGFIPGATRGETVRIIDIAPTVLTHLGVAGSGMDGQPLQRPAREAT, from the coding sequence GTGCGTCGTGTCGTCATCGTCACCCTCGACGGTCTGCGCAGGGACCTGATCTCCGCGGAAACCACGCCAAATCTCGTGACATTCGCTCGGCAGTCGGAGCGGTTCGAGGATTACCGCACTGTGTTTCCGTCCTGTACGCGCGTGGTGTCCGCCAGCATGGCGACCGGGTGCTTTCCGGCGCAGCACGGTCTGCAGGGCAATTCGGTTGCGTTGATGGAAGAGGGCCGGCTGGTGTTTCGCGATGCCGGCCATCCGGATTTCCTACAGCACAAGCGGCGCATCACCGGGCAGTCGCTCGCCAGACCGACGCTGGCTGAGCGACTGAAGGACGACGGAGGCGCGATCATTTTCAGCAATGTGTCGCCGGGGGCTGCCTATGCGCACGATCCCGATGGCCATGGCCATGTCTATCATCGCGCTGGCTCGTTCGGGCCGCGGCGCGAACCGGTGCCGACTTCGGATCGTCTGGATGTGACGCTGGACGCGACTGGCGATCGCCGGATGACGGAGCGTTTCATCGACGAGGTTCTCCATACGCGGCGCCCGGCGCTTGGCGTGTTGTGGCTGGGCGAGCCGGATCATATTCAGCATGAGGCGCCGCTGGGATCGCCGGAGCATCTCGCCGTGCTCGCTCAGGCGGATATCCAGGCCGGGCTGGTGATCGACGCGGTCGCAAGACTGCGCGAGCAGGGCGATGACGTGTTACTGCTGGTCGGGTCCGATCACGGCCACCAGACCGTGAGCGGAGTTGTCGACATCGATTCGGAGCTGATTTCAGCCGGTTTCAGGGCCGACGCCGGTTCCGGTGACGTGATGGCGGTGTCGAACGGGACCTCCGCGCTGATCTATGTGCATCCGGACCATGCTGCTGTGACGCCGCGCATTCATGCCTTTCTGCGGGCGAGCGAGTGGGCCGGACAGGTATTCGGCCCCGGCGACCTCGGTGCGGTCGGGCAGGCCCCGGTCGGCGGACTCGCCTTCGCCGTCTCGATGCGGGCCAGCGATCAATCCAATGCGTTTGGCATTCCCGGCACCAGCCTTGTTGCCAAGCCCGCCATGGGCAAAGCGGACCGGCTTGGCTGCGGCCAGCATGGCGGTCTTGCCGCCTTCGAGCAGGCGCCGTTCCTGCTGGCGTCAGGGAGCGGCTTCATCCCCGGAGCGACGCGCGGGGAGACAGTGCGCATCATCGACATCGCGCCGACCGTGCTGACCCATCTCGGCGTCGCTGGTTCCGGAATGGACGGCCAGCCGCTGCAACGGCCGGCGAGGGAGGCGACCTGA
- a CDS encoding acetyl-CoA C-acyltransferase has product MVDAVIVSTARTGVGKAYRGALNNTEGPTMAGHVIAEAVKRAGIAPGEVEDVVMGCAMQQGTMVMNVARKGAIRAGLPVTVAGTTIDRQCASGLQAIAVAARSVMLDGVEIAIGGGIESISLVQNDHMNKFHAVDDELMAMKPDMYMSMLETAEVVSERYKISRDQQDAYSLECQRRTAAAIQGGRFNDEIAPFTTKMVVMDKDTRQVSYHDVTLSKDEGPRADTTAEGLAKIKPVFEGKTISAGNASQLSDGASACVVMSDTVAAKKGLKPLGIFRGFVAAGVEPDEMGVGPVVAIPRLLKRHGLKIDDIDLWELNEAYAVQVIYCRDKLGIDPDKLNVNGGSIAIGHPYGMTGSRLTGHLLIEGRRRKAKYGVVTMCIGGGMGAAGLFEIVQ; this is encoded by the coding sequence ATGGTTGATGCAGTCATCGTATCGACGGCGCGCACCGGCGTCGGCAAGGCCTATCGCGGCGCGCTGAACAACACCGAAGGGCCGACCATGGCCGGCCACGTAATCGCCGAGGCAGTGAAACGCGCCGGCATCGCGCCCGGCGAGGTCGAGGACGTGGTGATGGGCTGCGCCATGCAGCAGGGCACCATGGTGATGAACGTCGCGCGCAAGGGCGCGATCCGCGCCGGGCTGCCAGTAACCGTCGCCGGCACCACCATCGACCGGCAATGTGCGTCCGGCCTGCAGGCGATTGCGGTGGCGGCCCGCTCGGTGATGCTCGACGGTGTCGAGATCGCGATCGGCGGCGGCATCGAGTCGATAAGCCTGGTGCAGAACGACCACATGAACAAATTCCATGCGGTCGACGACGAGCTGATGGCGATGAAACCCGACATGTACATGTCGATGCTGGAGACCGCCGAGGTGGTCTCCGAGCGCTACAAGATCTCGCGCGACCAGCAGGACGCCTACAGCCTGGAATGCCAGCGCCGCACGGCCGCCGCGATCCAGGGCGGCCGCTTCAATGACGAGATCGCGCCTTTCACCACCAAGATGGTTGTCATGGACAAGGACACCAGGCAGGTGTCGTATCACGATGTGACGCTGAGCAAGGACGAGGGACCGCGCGCGGATACCACGGCGGAAGGACTGGCCAAGATCAAGCCGGTGTTCGAGGGCAAAACCATCAGCGCCGGCAATGCCAGCCAGCTCTCGGACGGTGCGTCCGCGTGTGTGGTCATGAGCGATACGGTTGCCGCCAAGAAGGGCCTGAAGCCGCTCGGCATCTTCCGCGGCTTTGTCGCCGCCGGCGTCGAGCCGGACGAGATGGGGGTGGGTCCGGTGGTGGCGATCCCGCGGCTTTTGAAGCGGCACGGCCTGAAGATTGACGATATCGATCTCTGGGAGTTGAACGAGGCTTATGCGGTGCAGGTGATCTATTGCCGCGACAAGCTCGGCATCGATCCGGACAAGCTCAACGTCAATGGCGGTTCGATCGCCATCGGCCACCCCTATGGCATGACCGGTTCGCGCCTGACGGGACACCTGCTGATCGAGGGCCGCCGCCGCAAGGCGAAGTACGGCGTGGTCACCATGTGCATCGGCGGCGGCATGGGTGCGGCCGGATTGTTCGAGATCGTGCAGTAA
- a CDS encoding ABC transporter ATP-binding protein: protein MSDISLTNIRKHHGDTAVLRGISLDIRDGEFLTLVGPSGCGKSTLLRIIAGLDLQDDGTVAIGSRGVDGLRPRDRDVAMVFQAYALYPHLSVFDNIALPLRVRRLSGLQRTPLIGALVAGRRAIENDIRREVEETAAVLDIGHLLARKPGQLSGGQRQRVALGRAMVRHPAVFLMDEPLSNLDAKLRVQMRAEITSLHRRLRNTFVFVTHDQAEAMTMSDRVAVMMGGELIQVGAPDDLYHDPQDLRVAEFIGSPKINVVPAAALARDMGIVSPEAAKLAFRPEATSLALPVAGVLSGPIETIENLGADIFLHVAVTVGGEALSVIVRVEPSARRFAIGEVVGVRPDPSRVLQFDAKGQRVRARELVAA, encoded by the coding sequence ATGTCGGACATCTCCCTGACGAACATTAGAAAGCATCACGGCGACACGGCCGTGCTGCGCGGGATCTCGCTGGACATTCGCGACGGTGAATTCCTGACGTTGGTGGGCCCGTCGGGTTGCGGTAAGTCCACACTGCTGCGGATCATCGCCGGTCTCGACCTGCAGGACGACGGCACCGTCGCGATCGGCAGCCGGGGTGTCGATGGCCTGCGCCCCAGAGATCGCGACGTGGCCATGGTATTCCAGGCCTATGCGCTTTATCCGCATCTGTCGGTTTTCGACAATATCGCGCTGCCGCTGCGCGTGCGCCGGTTGTCCGGCCTGCAACGCACGCCGCTGATCGGCGCCCTGGTCGCGGGCCGGCGGGCCATCGAAAACGACATCCGCCGAGAGGTGGAGGAGACCGCGGCGGTCCTCGACATCGGCCACCTGCTGGCGCGCAAGCCAGGACAATTGTCCGGCGGGCAACGACAGCGGGTCGCGCTGGGCCGCGCCATGGTGCGTCATCCGGCCGTGTTCCTGATGGACGAGCCGTTGTCCAATCTCGACGCTAAACTGCGCGTGCAGATGCGCGCCGAGATCACCAGCCTGCATCGGCGGTTGCGCAACACCTTCGTCTTCGTCACCCATGATCAGGCAGAGGCGATGACCATGTCCGACCGGGTCGCCGTCATGATGGGGGGCGAACTGATCCAGGTCGGCGCGCCGGACGATCTCTATCACGACCCGCAGGACCTGCGGGTCGCCGAGTTCATCGGCAGCCCGAAGATCAATGTGGTGCCGGCTGCGGCGCTGGCGCGTGATATGGGCATCGTCTCGCCCGAAGCGGCCAAGCTGGCGTTTCGTCCGGAGGCAACCAGCCTCGCATTGCCCGTCGCCGGCGTGCTGTCCGGGCCGATCGAGACCATCGAGAATCTGGGCGCGGATATTTTCCTCCATGTCGCTGTCACGGTGGGCGGTGAGGCGCTGTCGGTAATCGTCCGGGTTGAGCCATCAGCGCGGCGTTTTGCGATCGGCGAGGTGGTCGGCGTCCGTCCTGATCCCTCGCGGGTGCTGCAGTTCGATGCCAAGGGACAACGCGTTCGGGCACGGGAGCTGGTCGCGGCATGA
- a CDS encoding sugar-binding transcriptional regulator, with translation MLNRAKNEIVSAQESGDEPADAALMARICWYYFKEGQTQDAIAQRLKITRKRVNRILGDARESGFVQISIASPTGPCHELEADLVSAFGLRQAIVVPSPLADTDVRAMVGAAAAQYVSDRLPPSGALGISWGGTINAVAQNLKRRKGTDNRVVLLCGGLAESTLINPYDNAAMMARALDARCYYVTAPMFASSPELRNALVTSEPIRGVLAMVPGLDMALLSATDLSEQSKPLEYGVIDRKTWQSLRAAGAVGDICGHYLDADGRTIDHPLTSRVINPALDDLLQVPELLLAAGGLQKVAIVRAAIRAGLCHVLITDEDVACALTA, from the coding sequence GTGCTGAATCGGGCGAAGAACGAGATAGTGAGCGCGCAGGAGAGCGGCGATGAGCCCGCCGACGCCGCATTGATGGCGCGGATCTGCTGGTACTATTTCAAGGAAGGACAGACCCAGGATGCGATCGCGCAGCGCCTGAAGATCACGCGCAAACGGGTGAACCGCATCCTGGGAGACGCCCGCGAGAGCGGCTTCGTCCAGATTTCGATCGCGAGTCCAACCGGGCCCTGCCACGAACTCGAGGCCGATCTCGTCTCAGCCTTCGGATTGCGCCAGGCGATCGTGGTGCCCTCTCCACTCGCCGATACGGATGTCAGGGCCATGGTCGGCGCCGCGGCCGCCCAGTATGTCTCCGATCGCCTGCCGCCATCAGGCGCGCTCGGCATCAGCTGGGGCGGAACCATCAATGCCGTCGCGCAAAACCTGAAGCGGCGAAAAGGCACCGACAATCGCGTCGTTCTGTTGTGCGGAGGGCTGGCGGAAAGCACCCTTATCAATCCCTATGACAACGCGGCGATGATGGCACGTGCGCTGGACGCAAGGTGTTACTACGTCACCGCTCCGATGTTCGCTTCGTCACCTGAACTGCGGAACGCGCTGGTGACCAGCGAACCGATCCGCGGCGTGCTGGCGATGGTCCCGGGCCTCGACATGGCCTTGCTCAGCGCCACCGATCTCTCGGAGCAATCCAAGCCGCTTGAATATGGTGTGATCGACCGGAAGACCTGGCAGTCGCTGCGCGCGGCCGGAGCGGTCGGCGATATCTGCGGGCATTATCTCGACGCCGATGGCCGAACCATCGATCATCCGCTGACCTCGCGCGTGATCAATCCGGCGCTGGACGACCTGCTGCAGGTGCCGGAGCTGCTGCTCGCCGCCGGCGGTTTGCAAAAGGTCGCCATCGTCCGCGCCGCAATCCGCGCCGGACTGTGTCATGTCCTTATCACGGATGAGGATGTGGCGTGCGCGCTGACCGCATAA